A region of the Oncorhynchus clarkii lewisi isolate Uvic-CL-2024 chromosome 4, UVic_Ocla_1.0, whole genome shotgun sequence genome:
ATGCCCATCAGTCTAAGGTCCTCTTGGAGTTTAATGTCACTGTCAAAGCAAACACTGGAAACTCAACTGTCCAATAGGTTTGTTACTGCAGTGCTGTGTACAAAGATGAAGTATTAAAATAAATCCAATCCACGGTAGGCAATTTGAATATCAGTTGACCTGTAAAGATTTTTGTTGCAATTTGTCATACAAGAGGGAGTTTATTCACCCTGGAAAATGCTCATAAATTGCTTCACGATTTGAGATGTGGGAAATAAGTACATAGATGCAACTTCTTTTTTTGAAacataaatgtcattccactttcAGTAAGTCATTTCCACATTGCCCTAAAAACAATGTAactttctcaaatgactgcaaATGGGCAAGGAAGTGAAATAGCTGCTGCTGTGTGTCCCCTGACATGTGGTGTAGTTTAGTCACGCTGCAGAGGATGTCGGCTTGCATTCTGGTCAATGTCTCTACAGTGCTGGGATGACGCTCTTGTGTCAGGTAGGCTAATCTCCCATGCCTTCATCTCAACGTTGACTGACCCCCCCCTCAATGTTATGTGTTATCCTTATAGCTAACGGTTGTTAATTAAGATTTCCTCCTGTGATCTTTGACTATCAAACAAATCCTGTAATTTGCATAACGATTCCACCCTTcaacattatatattttttgcattatGTATGTGGTTCTTAGTTTTCGCCTGCAACTAACAGTTTGTTGGCTTGGTGTTCAAAACGATGCATACTACCTTCCCGCTTCCTGTAGCTCAAACAACCACACTAGGTTCTAACCCGATGTGACACAAACAACTTGGCATTGAGGAGGTAAAGCGGGCATTGTTATTAGCCTTTCATAGTTCCTCAGCACCTGGTCCCAGTAGCTGAGTTCTAGTGCAtcttcccctcccccctctgcaCACACACGGGTCACCCAGTGACATTGGATGTAATGTGCATTGACATGCTGGAACTGTCATGTGTTGTCCCTGCTCTAGTTGCATGTTTGTCACTTTTTTAGGCTCCCGCAGCTCTGGTTGGCTGACTGCCGTGGCTGGAGGCAAGTGTCCAACACTCGTCTCAGTTCTGGATGTATGTACAAAGTGCTGTTTAGCCATTTTCAGTGCGTGTCTGCCATTTTATTGGTACTCGGTGTGATATTTTGGGTTAATATTACTAATGCTTGCATCAGAAGTGGGTTATTTTTTTCTATTGAAGACACTATGCTTGAATTGACAAAGGTCCAATTTCCACATCTTCATGTTTTGCCTTTCTTGCAAATGGCTAAAACAAGTCTGtgtatgtgtttttattttaggGCCACAGTATGTACTTTTGAAAATGTTTTACCAATACTGACATTGGTTGGAATATGCTCTTGACAGttaacaaacttttttttttagttGATGTAACTCTTTGCctgtaaattattattatttttttgactTTTGGCATTTACTAAAATGTCATATTAGAAGATGTGGCCGTTGGCCCAGATAATCGGCAGAGATGGTATCAGTTCAGACGAATGCCTTTCTGCCATTgttcctctttctttccctctaccGTAGCACACACACAAGCCTTGCTATCGGTTTCAAGACTGGAGAGCTAGTGTGCTCCAATCACAAGAATTCTGGTAGCAAATTATATATTTCTTTATCAGTGGTGATCTAAGTTGGATGTTCCACTTAGCTGGCACCTTCCAGGTCTGTCTGAAAAGACCTGAAAGAGAGTTAAGAACAGAAACAGTTGTTAAATACCCATCATAACTCTCAGTTCCATTAGATTACACATAGGAGTCATTGGACGAAGGTGTCGTCTTTACAGGGGTGTTTTGTTAAGAGCCCCGATGCTCAATCTGAACATTAAGACGTGTCGCTTGCGGTATGATTTTGAAGGATAAGGACCTTTCATATCAGTgagaaatatgtatttttaaactAGAATGCTGCTTAGTTTCGAGAGCTAGTTCAGTAATGTAGCTAGTTCAGAACCCGCCTCCTGTATGTGCCTGTCCGTACCCGTAGGAAATGTGAAGCAAAGTAAATGAACACAAGTACATTATTGATAATATCTTTGATTTTCGGATGTACATTTAATTTCTAGCCTTAGCAAATTGTCATTACAGCCTTTTGAAATCTTGATATTCTAGTATGTTTAATTAAGAAATCTTATTACAATAAGTAAATAGGGCTTTTGACATCTTTACagaacaatataaaacactgaaaTACTAAGCTTAACATGCTAAACAAGTGAATGGAAAAGGCTAATTATTAAAAAGCTTTATGTTCTAACCAAAGTCCTATTTGGCTCCACCCACAGGGCCAACATGTACTCCAAGGGCACCAAACGCAAGTTCTTTGACAGTGTGGACGTGGCGATGGACAACAAGGCGGTGTTGTACAGCCGGCAGCGCCAGTCCCTGCTGGACATGTCTCTGATCAAGCTGCAGCTGTGCCACATGCTGGTGGAGCCCAACATGTGCCGCTCGGTCCTCATTGCCAACACGGTGCGCCATATCCAGGAGGAGATGACCCATGACGGTAGCTGGCAGTTGGTCACTGAGGTTTTCGGCGGCTCTGGCCCATCTGACCACCTGGTGGCCACCGAGGTTTTGTGTCGGTCATCGGCGCTGGAGCAGCAGGGCGGTGGGCCCAAGCTCTACTCGGTGATGGGCTACGATGGTTGCCGCGAGGAAGAAGTGGTAACGGACGAGGCTCTCTGTTCTGTGACATTTAGCGACGGGGCCCCGGCCCTCTTGGGGACCATCGACCACTGCTGGGACAGGGCAGAACTGAGAATGGTGGCGGTAGAGGACCGGGTCATCAAAGACTCCGGTTCAGAGGTCGAGTCTGGGGAGGGGGCTAAAACAGTGATGGGGCAGGTGTTTGGGACGTTCGAGATAAAAAATGGCGCCCCTGGGTCAGACCCGGCACTAGAGGAGCTGTTCTCAGCCGTTGATGCGTCGTATTATGACTTGGACACCATGCTCACAAGCATTCAGAGCACCCCCAAGATGAGGCCTTACAACCTTCTGGACAGCATGGCCTCCTCCCACGGCCCCACGTCCAACTCCAGCTGTAGAACCGATCTCAGTGAACTTGACCACATTATGGAGATCATTGTCGGCTCATAGCTTATAGACTTAAAACTTGACTGTTTGGTTGAACTTGTGCCTCTGACTTTTTGTCTTGTATGTgtgaacatacagtatctacataCCTTCCTCTGTATGGAAACTGAGTGATATCCGTCTCCATGCAATGCCATTTGTTTTTATCTGAGAGGTTAACCGTTTCTCAAGTTCACCATACTTATTTATTATGTTTACTTTGTACTCTTTTTGGTTTAAATTATTGTACCTATTACACTACATGAATTCAGAGCAGCACAACATTTACATGAATAATCTTTTTTAACGAAAATGTGTAGTTAAAGTATATATTTTTCACTATAGAGACAATCTGGGAATTGTTCTCGactgtctttttattttttacatttgtaagCAAGAACGATTGCACAAAAGCTCAATGTGTGATTAGGGACTAATTTACCTAGTCTTTCACAGGTTTATCTTTGGTTGTGTCTTTGAGCTACAAGAGCAAATAGGCATTGTTGAAAATGTGAATTATGTTCAGTATGCTCACAATGTGATCTTGGTCTATGGTTCGGTGCTATATGCACTATGTACAGTATTCCTAATGAACACATGGCCTTCTTGAGCCAGACAGTTCCATCTTGCACTGCGGCTAGCTGTCACCTAGTATGTGGTGCCATTTGTTTGCTATTAAAGTTACATATGTTCTTATATTGTCTCCTTACAAGTGAATAATTATAATGGGTATATGTCTAATTTTCTGTTAtgacttatttatttattcatttcaaTCATATGGTGATGTTCAACCTTGGCAATACTAACGGTTGCAGAAGGTTTTCACCTTTCAAacatcaatttgtatttggtttCTTGACTTTCTTTGCATACTTTTAGTGAAGTAATGACCTTATTCAAACCAATCTGAGAACGTGCAAAGAATTGTGCTTTTCATCTAACCTATTCCAACAGAGTGGTTTATTTTTACCACGTTCAAAGCCTGCACTCGGCCACAAGATAATATTGTGAGTAAACAACTGATTTCTGATTAAACAgccatgaggtgggagatgccaTGTTTCTTTTTTTATAATGAAGTTGACATACATGACAATGAGCTTGAGAAGATGATGCTTTTCACGAGTAAACTAgcagtttataccatttttaaTAAAGGTTCCAAAATCATATGAATGAATTGTGTGCTTATCCAGTATTTTGAGTTTTTCTGCCAATCTTTGAACGAAAGAGCCCTTTTCTTATTCAAAACAATCACGTCTCTGATTCAAATTCGTAGGATTTCCTGCTTAAAAAATCATTCCTGCTGCTGGCGATTTCAACTACTGACGTACCGCTAGGAATTCAGACACTGCAGTGAATTCAAGGACAGCCCTAACCAGGACTTGAATCCCAGTCCCAGACTTGAATGTCAACCCAATACCTTAGCTGTTATGACAAGTTCCGGACCCCTTAATGAGGTTGTTCTTAGGTTAAGGTCACTACACCCTTCCTTTGCACTTCTCTATCTCAAGCCCCTCACTGTTATACCAATAGATCTGAGCCTCTTGACAAGGTTACCAGGTATTGGGTAATGTCGCTACAATCAAATGTCATCACAACCCAAGAACTAAGGACCTGatttcaatgtttttatttttttatttaactagttaagtcagttaagaacaaattcttatttacaatggcggcctacctcggcctaacccggacgacgctgggccaattgttcgctGCCCTCTGGCActcacaatcacggccggttgtgatacagcctggaatcgtatccaggatctgtagtaacgcctctaggCTTTGTTGACAAACTCCCAGAAAAGTTCTGTTACTCTTGTGGTATGCCATATTAAAGgctcagtgcagtcaaaaacatgatttgccTGTGTttcatatacactacatgaccaaaagtatgtgtacacctGCTCGTTCAACATCctattccaaaatcataggcattaatatggagttggtccttgctgctataacagcgtccactcttcagggaaggctttccactagatgttggaacattgctgctataacagcttccactcttctgggaaggctttccactagatgttggaacattgctgttataacagcctccacttttcagggaaggctttccactagatgttgaaacattgctgcagggacttgcttctattcagccaaaagagcatttgtgaggtcgggcactgatgatgTGCGGTTAGGTCTGGcttgcagtcggtgttccaattcatcccaaaggtgttcgatgaggttgaggtcagggttctgtgcaagccagtcaagttcttccacaccgatcttgacacaCCATTTATGTATGGGCATCGCTTTATGCATggggtgcattgtcatgctgaaagaggaaagggccttccccaaaatgttgccacaaagttggaagcacaggatTGTCTATAATGTCATTATACTGGACTCTCTAAATGTACAGTAGCCCTTATCCAGCTATACAGTTAGCTAAACACTCATTCAAATAACTCTGAGAAGCAGGGTTCCGTTTTGGAAGTTGAATCACAGTGTGAAACTGCAACAAACACGAAAAGTACATGTTTTTAGTTATAGTAGTATAGAGCACAGAATGGCTTACACATTAactgcactaaataaggaatgaGTACTCAATCTAGATTTAAATATAAAATAAGTTTACTAGAATGCAACTGTATTCTTGATATTGCTAAGCTAGTTGTCCCTAGGGAGAAATAGCTCTGAAGCTAATGCAAAGTTTTTAACAGCCAACTCAATTCTTCATCTTTTACAGAAACATGAAAAGTGACACACTTTTATCTTGTGTTAATAAACAAATGTACTTACAAAGCTTATAAAGAAGGACTGTAACTACTCTGTCACACTTGCACATCTTACACATTGCTTGACTTCGGAAACTGCTTCCTGTCACATGACACAAACAGGTCAATTCTACGCTGCTGCACTTAAACTGACACTAGGGGGTGCTAAACAACTAACAGGTCCTAAACACTCCCTGCCTGGGGTCTTTAACAATCCCACATAAACCTAACTCTGACCACTGAGGTCTTCTAAAGAAAGAAGGAAAACCACTTTGGAGATAGGCCGAGAGAAGTAGTTCCCTCCTTGACAACTTTCACTTTGACTTTCCTCACCATCCTGTCCCGGCTGGGAAGGGTCTTCACAACGATGGCCATTAATTTATTTTACCCTGACTGTCCTTCATTAAGACAACATCCCCTTCTTTAAGATCTGGCCTCTTGTCCTGCCACTTGCATCGGCTGTGCAGCGTGCAGAGATAGTCCTTCCAAAAGGTGTCCGCTAGACTTTGTACCTGCTTCCACTCTTGCTTGTAGAGTCCTACTTCCCTGAACTTGgctggtggaggaggggggaccCCAGTCTTCTGGGTCAAGAGCATAGCTGGAGTGAGGATGAGGGGTGTTTCTGGGTCTGAAGATACTGGGATGAGATGCCTGGCATTCATCACAGCAGTGACCTTGGTAATCAGTGTTGTAAGGTGTGAAGATCCACCTTTGAGGAGCATGTAGTCGAGGATACGACGTGCAATGCCAATCATCCACTCCCATGCACCACCCATTTGGGATGAGTGGAGTGGGTTGAATACCCAGCTACATTTCTGTTCTTGGAGATACCTCTACTTGCTCTCTGAATTGGAGCTTGATCCATCCATCCTCAGGTCTCAGCAAGCACCAACAAAGTTTGTTCCACAATCTGAATGTATCTGCTTTGCTATGCCCCTGATTAGAATCTTCTCAGGGCGTTTATAAAGCTGGAAGCACTTAGGGATTCAATTACTTCTAGCTCTTGTGCAATTACTTCTATGTGTTCAGCTCTTGTGCGCATGCACGAGAATATCACCGCCCACCTTTTGCTATTGGCGTGTCCTCCTCTGGTGCGGCGTGAGACCAACTCCCATGTGCACAAGAGCCGAAAACGTCCACATCTACGTAAGTGAAAGGTGATGCTACCTGTAGTCACTCAGCTGGCAGTTCTGCCATCTGCTGGAGTTCCCTCTTCCCATGGAGCTTATTGCACGTGACACACTTGAAGACTGCACCACAccccttacatgctgaccagaccgcaagtgttgcaaaataaatgtacacatacatgttattcaatcattgctcCCACATTGCTTGCACGTGTCAACTAGCGTCTGCGTAGCCACTGCTCGACACTGCAGGTCCtgcctctcctatctcctcactggtttttaggagcatatacccatgtgggtgattgaaagggTGATTGAAAGGTCCACACTTGAAAGGTCCACACACAGAGATTACAATAAATTAACTCGGTTTACCCTTTTatatgtggattaattgtcggagtagaggaccttgtgcatttcaggtaaaactctatgtttatatcccaggacaaattagctagcaacagcaagctagctagctaaattgccataaatgtttaatgattttcgacctgtccccaaatgaatatacagtggggcaaaaaagtatttagtcagccaccaattgtgcaagttctcccacttaacctctttgatctctaggggcgctatttcatttttggataaaaaacgttcccgttttaagcgcgatattttgtcacgaaaagatgctcgactatgcatattcttgacagtttttgaaagaaaacactctgaagtttcagaatctgcaaagatattgtctgtaagtgccccagaactcattctacaggcgaaaccaagatgatgcatcaaccaggaaatgagcagaatttctgaagctctgttttccattgtctccttatatggctgtgattgcgcaaggaatgagcctacactttctgtcgttcccccaaagtgttagcagcattgtgacgtatttgtaggcatatcattggaagattgaccataagagactacattttccaagtgtccgcctggtgtccctgcgtcgaaattggagcgtaaagccaggtgcaattatttttccatttgagagcaaggagaaaccaggcttccacgaaggatatatcattgaagagatatgtggaaaaacaccttgaggattgattctaaaccacgtttgccatgtttcagtcgatattatggagttaatttggaaaaaagttcgcgttttgagggctgaattttctttttttttttttttttttttttttttttttggtagccaaatgtgatgtacaaaacggagctatttctaatacacaaagaatctttttggaaaaacggagcatctgctatctaactgagaggctcctcattgaaaacatcagaagttcttcaaaggtaagttattttatttgaaggctttacttgtttttgtgatagttgcctgctaaatgctaacgctaatgctaacgctaatgctaacgctaaatgctacgctagctagctactgttacacaaattattgttttcctatggttgaaaagcatattttgaaaatctgagatgacagtgttgttaacaaaaggctaagcttgagagctagcatatttatttcatttcatttgcgattttcatgaatagttaacgttgcgttatggtaatgagcttaggtctataaatagaatcccggatccgggtttggtcgtcgcaacaggttaaaaagatgagagaggcctgtaattttcattataggtacacttcaactatgacagataaaatgagaaaacaaatccagaaaatcacattgtacgattttttatgaatttatttgcaaattatggtggaaaataagtatttggtcaataacgagagagagtgagagagagagagagagagaagcagatgtgacagtacccccccccccccccccccccacgggtTGTCAGGGTGCGAGGTATGGAAATCCTGTAAGAGGGATGGGTCCAGAATGTGACGACGGAGCACCCAGCAGCGCTCCTCAGGCCCTTatccctcccaatccactagagTCCCCTGTCCCCCCGCCGGACAGTATAGGCAGGATGGTCATTGATGAGCCAAGGGGGTGGAGGAGCAGCTGCAGGGGGGACAGGGGACTTGAGCAGACTGGTTTAATCAAAGACATATAAGGTGTGGTGGATTTTGAGAGAGTCTGGGAGATTCAGATGCACAGCAGAGGGGTTAATGATACGATCAATCTCAAATGGACCAATGAAACGGGGCTAGTTTTCTGGAAACCACTTTCAAGGGCAAGTCCTTAGACGAGAGCCATACCTTTTGGCCTGGAGTGTAGACTGGAGCTGATGCGTGGCGATGGATAGCTTGGGATTGGGTCCTGGAGGAGGCACGGTGAAGAGCAGCCGGGCACCCCTCCAGGTGCGATGACAACGGTGCATGTGGTCCTGGACTGAGGGCACCGCTACCTCGACCTCTTGGGCAGGGAACAAACGGGCTTGGTAACCCAGAGCACACTCAAAGGGTGACATACCGGACGAGGCGTTGATGAGGGCGTTGTGGGCATATTCCACTCAGGGTTGCTGCGCACACCAGGAGGAAGGGTTAGCCGAAGTCACACAGCATAGGGCAGTCTCCAACTCCTGGTTGGCCCTCTCGGTCTGGCCGTTAGTCTGGGGGTGATATCCAGATGAAAGGCTAGCATTAATACCAAACTCTGAACAGAAAGCTCTCCATACCTGGGATGTAAACTGGGGTCCCTTGTCAGAAACGatgtcaatgtggatgctatgcAGCTGAAACACATAGGATACCAGCAGGTCCGCAGTCTCCCTGAAGGAAGGAAGCTTGGAGAGGGGAATAATGTGTGCCGCTTTGGAAAATCTGTCGATAATAGTGAGGATGACTGAATTACTGTTAGATGGGGGAAGGCCAGTGACAAAATCCAGAGCTATGTGTGACCAGGGGCGACTGGGTATGGGAAGAGGGCGAAGAAGACCGGACGTAGGTTTCGTGGAGGTTTCGTTCAGGGCACAGACCGAGCAGGCTGAGATTAATTCCCAAGTGTCTTTCtccatggtgggccaccaaaatCGCTGACGCAGGAAGGCGACAGTCCGGTTCATGTCAGGGTGACAGGTGAGGTGAGTAGAATGGGCCCACTGAGGAACTTCAGAGCGAACTGAATCTGGCACAAACAGAGCCTTTCTAGGACCATTACCTGGGCCAAGCTGGTTCTGCTGAGCCTAGAGAACAAGACTCGATCTCCCAGCAGGTTGATGGCATAATGGTCTCTGGCTCAGAACCTGTGTTGTCGGCGGTAAACTGACGGGATAGGGCATCAGGCTTGGTATTCTTAGATCCGGGGCGATAAGGGGATGGGAAGTTGAATCTTCCGAAAAACAATGCCCAGCTGGCCTGCCGAGAGTTCAGACGTTTGGCGGTCTGGGTGTAGGATATGTGATCTGTCCACACAATGAAGGGGAGAACCGAACCCTCTAACCAGTGACACCACTCCTCAAGAGCCAGCTTCACTGCCAGAAGATCCCAGTTACCTATGTCAAAATGTATCTCTGCAGGTGAGAGCTTGCAGGACAAGAAGGCACATGGATGGATGGAGCTTCTGATCAGAGGGTGAACGTTGAGACAGAACCGCACCTACCCCGGTGACAGAAGCGTCCACCTCGAGGACGAACTGGAGTTCTGGGTCTGGCTCGGTAAGGATTGGAGCGGAAGTGAAGCGATGCTTGAGTTTCCGGAACGCTGCCTCTGCCTTAGGGGACCAGTGGAACAGAGGTGAGAGGAGCTGCCAAACGACTGTAGTCATGGATAAAACATCTGTAAAAATTGGCAAACCCCAGGAAACACTGTAGCTGCTTCAGATTAGCAGGCACAGGCCTGTCTGTGACTGCCATGACCTTGGCAGGGTCCATTCGTAGCTGTCCTTGTGCAATGATGTAATCCAAAAAGGATACAGAGGAAACATGAAactcacatttctcagccttaacAAAGAACTTATTCTCCaacagcacacctgtctccaaccacacaatcacacacacacagtgagagagggagagagagagtgtgtactgGAGAAATGGCTGCAGGTCAAGGACACACTGGATGTCCACTAGGGGGTGTGGCAGCAGCAGATGTGACATTCGTAGACTGCTGTCAGTAGGAAGACTGCGTTCTGCTGCTATGCACCTAAATTCCTCTGCATAACACTTGTCTTGGACACTCTTTATCACAAGGACTTTGGCTCTTTCCAGCTCCTCTTCAGTGGGGTTCTTCCGACAGATATGCCATCCATGGCAGCTGCTCTCTTGTGCAGGCTGAGAGAAGATCAGAGCTATGTGGATTAAGTGTGCTACTGTCCTCATGAAACGCTCAAAGTGTTTGGAGCTCAATATGTTCTTGGAAACATTAATAGTCACCTGTGGCCGTATCTCAGAGTCAGAAGCAGAGTTGATAAGGTCAAACAACTAGAGGTTTGGAGGAGTGCAGGGCTGGATTCTGAAGAAAGGCTTGTCCCTACAGCCATGTCGTGTTGCTGAGGAGGGCTACTGTAATGGATCTTGACCCATGGTCAGCTGTTGAGATCTGTGGGCACGTACCTCCCTTGATCTGGGGACGTGGATTGCAGGATATGCTGAACTCTGCTGCTCACATAGACGTAGAACCGCCTTGTTTAGTTGTGAATGTACCCAAGCACCACTTTGCTGTCCGGATAGTATGTGATACTGTCAATCTTCAGATCCATCTCTTTAACTATCAACTCAGCGATCTTGACTGCCAGTACGACTGCGCATTGTTCTAGTCTGGGGATAGTAAGCCCTGGCTAGGGAACCATCTCGGCCTTTCCAAAGACAAAGCCGACTTCACTTTTTCATCTTGAGTGGTGACCTTCAGGTAAGCTACAGCTGCGCTAGCTTTCACCGATGCATCTGCGAAGACACAAAGTTCCTTGAGCTGAGCattagaggtagaggaagacgtGTAGGTGCGAGGCATTTGGAGCTCCTGTAAGTCTTGAAGTGAATCTCTCCatttgttccactcctcttccaTGTCTGCGGAAAAGGATGAATCCAAATATTCTGCTCATGTAGAGCTCTCTGAGGAGTAGCCTGCCTTGTATGGTGACAGGGGCTAGGAAGCCAAGTGGATCATATAGACTATTGACCGTAGAGAGCAACCCCCTGCGTGTGATTGGCTTCTTGTCATCTACAGCTTGGAATGGAATATGTCTGCTGTGATGTTCCAAGAGACTCCTAGATTGAACTGTAGGAGGAGATCATCAGTGAAGAGGTTTAGATCCTTAATGTCCATGGCCCGGTCGTCAGGGGGAAACACATCCATCACCACAGGACTGTTGGAGGTAATTTTGTGCAGCATTGGATAGCGCAAGCATTTCCTGTGCTCGACCAAGGACATTGATGGTCTCTGTTTCGGTAGCGAATGACTTCAGTGCGTCATTGACATAGAACTCACGTTAGATTACCCTTCTCATATCGCGGCCAAAGTCATCTTCTTCCTTGGCAGCCCTCGTTAGGCCGTATAT
Encoded here:
- the LOC139406938 gene encoding cell division cycle-associated protein 4-like isoform X1, whose protein sequence is MYSKGTKRKFFDSVDVAMDNKAVLYSRQRQSLLDMSLIKLQLCHMLVEPNMCRSVLIANTVRHIQEEMTHDGSWQLVTEVFGGSGPSDHLVATEVLCRSSALEQQGGGPKLYSVMGYDGCREEEVVTDEALCSVTFSDGAPALLGTIDHCWDRAELRMVAVEDRVIKDSGSEVESGEGAKTVMGQVFGTFEIKNGAPGSDPALEELFSAVDASYYDLDTMLTSIQSTPKMRPYNLLDSMASSHGPTSNSSCRTDLSELDHIMEIIVGS
- the LOC139406938 gene encoding cell division cycle-associated protein 4-like isoform X2; protein product: MANMYSKGTKRKFFDSVDVAMDNKAVLYSRQRQSLLDMSLIKLQLCHMLVEPNMCRSVLIANTVRHIQEEMTHDGSWQLVTEVFGGSGPSDHLVATEVLCRSSALEQQGGGPKLYSVMGYDGCREEEVVTDEALCSVTFSDGAPALLGTIDHCWDRAELRMVAVEDRVIKDSGSEVESGEGAKTVMGQVFGTFEIKNGAPGSDPALEELFSAVDASYYDLDTMLTSIQSTPKMRPYNLLDSMASSHGPTSNSSCRTDLSELDHIMEIIVGS